A single region of the Gracilibacillus caseinilyticus genome encodes:
- the lysS gene encoding lysine--tRNA ligase, translated as MSEELNEHMRVRLEKMHSYREQGIDPFGDKFVRSHLAEELRESYDQFSKEELEEQGIETTVAGRIMTKRGKGKAGFSHIQDLSGQIQLYVRKDRIGEEAYEIFKSADLGDIVGVTGTVFKTNVGELSVKANKFTILTKSLRPLPEKFHGLKDVEQRYRQRYLDLITNMDSKNTFILRSKIIQSMRRYLDDRGFLEVETPMMHGIPGGASARPFETHHNALDIPLYMRIAIELHLKRLIVGGMEKVYEIGRVFRNEGVSTRHNPEFTMIELYEAYADYHDIMELVENMVAHIAKEVTGSATIMYGEEEINLEPSWTRLHMVDAIKEYTGVDFWKKTTDEEAKALAKEHGVDIEDTMTYGHIVNEFFEQKVEDKLIQPTFVYGHPVAISPLAKKNKEDDRFTDRFELFIVGREHANAFSELNDPVDQRERFEAQVKEKEQGNDEAHEMDEDFLEALEYGMPPTGGLGIGIDRLVMLLTNSPSIRDVLLFPQMRNK; from the coding sequence GAACAAGGAATTGATCCCTTTGGTGATAAATTCGTTCGATCACATCTAGCGGAAGAATTAAGAGAGAGTTATGATCAGTTTTCTAAGGAAGAGTTAGAAGAACAAGGAATAGAAACAACTGTCGCTGGTCGTATTATGACGAAACGAGGCAAAGGAAAAGCAGGTTTCTCCCATATTCAGGACTTAAGTGGCCAAATCCAATTATACGTACGCAAAGATAGAATCGGAGAAGAAGCATATGAAATATTTAAGTCAGCAGATTTAGGAGATATCGTTGGAGTTACAGGAACAGTTTTCAAAACAAATGTAGGAGAACTTTCAGTCAAAGCAAACAAATTCACAATTCTGACAAAGTCTCTTCGTCCCCTTCCAGAAAAGTTCCACGGCCTTAAAGATGTTGAACAACGATATCGTCAACGTTACTTAGACCTTATTACAAATATGGACAGCAAGAATACCTTTATACTTCGTAGTAAAATTATTCAATCCATGCGTCGTTATTTAGACGACAGGGGATTTTTGGAAGTAGAAACACCAATGATGCACGGTATTCCGGGTGGTGCATCTGCACGTCCATTCGAAACCCATCACAATGCGCTTGATATCCCGTTGTATATGCGTATCGCGATTGAATTACACCTGAAACGATTAATTGTTGGTGGTATGGAGAAAGTCTATGAAATTGGTCGTGTATTCCGTAATGAGGGTGTTTCAACTCGACACAACCCAGAATTCACAATGATCGAACTTTATGAAGCATACGCTGACTATCATGATATTATGGAGTTAGTAGAAAATATGGTCGCGCATATTGCGAAAGAAGTAACAGGTTCTGCTACGATTATGTATGGGGAAGAGGAAATTAATTTAGAGCCAAGTTGGACAAGACTCCATATGGTAGATGCCATTAAAGAATATACTGGCGTAGATTTCTGGAAGAAAACAACAGATGAAGAAGCAAAAGCACTTGCGAAAGAACATGGTGTAGACATTGAAGATACCATGACATATGGGCACATTGTTAACGAGTTTTTCGAACAAAAAGTAGAAGACAAATTAATACAGCCAACATTTGTGTACGGACACCCAGTGGCTATATCTCCTCTTGCTAAAAAGAATAAAGAGGATGATCGTTTTACAGACCGATTTGAACTATTTATTGTAGGAAGAGAACATGCGAATGCTTTCTCTGAATTAAACGATCCGGTTGACCAAAGAGAACGATTTGAAGCACAAGTGAAAGAGAAAGAACAGGGCAATGATGAGGCACATGAAATGGATGAAGATTTCCTAGAAGCACTAGAATACGGTATGCCGCCAACAGGTGGATTAGGAATTGGTATTGATCGATTAGTAATGCTTTTAACGAATTCTCCTTCTATTAGAGATGTCTTACTCTTCCCGCAAATGCGTAATAAATAA